A stretch of Saccharothrix texasensis DNA encodes these proteins:
- a CDS encoding FadR/GntR family transcriptional regulator, protein MTDGALVPDGPAGQPDTTPAPGPYRPGYELVSEQILQLIAELDLRPGDRMPTENELAARMGTSRTVVREAVKILSAIGRVRAHKGRGLYVADDEGMLGSSRWGGFFLPTNLDHVYMLFEFRRVQETAASRLAATHATPAELRAIAAAADTCRQGHLTHQLPLFERGDDDFHLAVAEASHNQFLVAAVREARRLQHQSSTIGLHGTVGGHAAEAVEEHLAIYEAIRDGDPEAAATAAGLHIDNTLQDYRSEIQRRLFG, encoded by the coding sequence TTGACGGATGGCGCACTAGTGCCGGACGGCCCCGCGGGGCAACCGGACACCACCCCGGCGCCCGGTCCGTACCGGCCGGGCTACGAGCTCGTCTCCGAGCAGATCCTCCAGCTGATCGCCGAGCTGGACCTGCGGCCGGGCGACCGGATGCCGACCGAGAACGAGCTGGCCGCGCGGATGGGGACCAGCCGGACGGTGGTGCGGGAAGCCGTCAAGATCCTCTCCGCGATCGGGCGGGTGCGGGCGCACAAGGGCCGCGGGCTGTACGTGGCCGACGACGAGGGCATGCTCGGCTCCTCCCGGTGGGGCGGGTTCTTCCTGCCGACCAACCTCGACCACGTCTACATGCTCTTCGAGTTCCGCCGCGTCCAGGAGACCGCCGCCAGCCGCCTGGCCGCGACCCACGCCACCCCGGCCGAGCTGCGCGCCATCGCCGCCGCCGCGGACACCTGCCGGCAGGGCCACCTGACCCACCAGCTGCCGCTGTTCGAGCGCGGTGACGACGACTTCCACCTCGCCGTCGCCGAGGCGTCGCACAACCAGTTCCTCGTGGCCGCCGTGCGCGAGGCCCGCCGCCTGCAGCACCAGTCGAGCACCATCGGCCTGCACGGGACCGTGGGCGGGCACGCGGCGGAAGCGGTCGAGGAGCACCTCGCGATCTACGAGGCGATCCGCGACGGCGACCCCGAAGCCGCCGCCACCGCCGCCGGTCTGCACATCGACAACACCCTGCAGGACTACCGCAGCGAGATCCAGCGCCGACTCTTCGGCTGA
- the larA gene encoding nickel-dependent lactate racemase: MKVRLAYGESGLDIDLDPAATTVVQPVHHDAAADQVGVLRAALRSPVAGPPLRDRVRPGQTVAISACDGTRPQPRRLMIPAILAELDGVVRLEDVVILVATGTHRGNDEDELRRMFGDEVVDSVRIVNHDARDRDRLTWVGTHGNGVPVWLNREWVDADVRITTGFVEPHFFAGFSGGPKLVAPGLAALETVLVLHDAARIGDPRATWGITRGNPVHDDVRAIAAATGVTFALDVVLNRDKDVVAAFGGDLAPMHAAATAVAKRMAMRPVDAPFDVVVTTNSGFPLDQNLYQAVKGMSAAHQVVRPGGTIVCAAECRDGFPDHGSYRQVLASAPSPKALFEDISARVDTVPDQWQVQIQARIQSTSRVVMRTSYLSDADLAAAHLEQTGDISATVARALADAGPGARVCVLPEGPQTIPYLAGGPR; this comes from the coding sequence GTGAAGGTGCGCCTCGCCTACGGGGAGTCCGGGCTCGACATCGACCTCGACCCGGCGGCCACCACCGTGGTCCAGCCCGTGCACCACGACGCCGCCGCCGACCAGGTCGGCGTCCTGCGCGCGGCGCTGCGCTCCCCCGTCGCCGGGCCGCCGCTGCGCGACCGCGTGCGCCCCGGCCAGACGGTCGCGATCTCGGCGTGCGACGGCACCCGGCCGCAGCCGCGCCGGCTGATGATCCCCGCCATCCTCGCCGAGCTCGACGGGGTCGTGCGCCTCGAGGACGTGGTGATCCTGGTCGCGACCGGGACGCACCGCGGCAACGACGAGGACGAGCTGCGGCGGATGTTCGGCGACGAGGTGGTCGACTCCGTGCGGATCGTCAACCACGACGCGCGCGACCGCGACCGGTTGACGTGGGTCGGCACGCACGGCAACGGCGTGCCGGTGTGGCTGAACCGCGAGTGGGTCGACGCGGACGTCCGCATCACCACCGGTTTCGTGGAGCCGCACTTCTTCGCGGGCTTCTCCGGCGGCCCGAAGCTGGTCGCGCCGGGGCTCGCCGCGCTGGAGACCGTGCTGGTCCTGCACGACGCGGCCCGCATCGGCGACCCGCGCGCCACGTGGGGCATCACCCGCGGCAACCCGGTACACGACGACGTCCGGGCGATCGCCGCGGCCACCGGGGTCACCTTCGCGCTGGACGTGGTCCTGAACCGGGACAAGGACGTCGTCGCGGCGTTCGGCGGCGACCTGGCGCCGATGCACGCCGCCGCCACCGCCGTGGCGAAGCGGATGGCGATGCGGCCCGTGGACGCGCCGTTCGACGTGGTCGTCACCACGAACTCCGGCTTCCCGCTGGACCAGAACCTCTACCAGGCCGTCAAGGGCATGTCGGCGGCGCACCAGGTGGTGCGCCCCGGCGGGACGATCGTGTGCGCGGCGGAGTGCCGGGACGGCTTCCCCGACCACGGCTCCTACCGGCAGGTCCTCGCGTCCGCCCCGTCGCCCAAGGCGTTGTTCGAGGACATCAGCGCGCGCGTGGACACCGTCCCGGACCAGTGGCAGGTGCAGATCCAGGCCCGCATCCAGTCCACCAGCCGGGTGGTCATGCGCACCTCGTACCTGAGCGACGCCGACCTCGCCGCGGCCCACCTGGAGCAGACCGGGGACATCTCGGCCACCGTGGCCCGGGCCCTCGCCGACGCCGGTCCCGGCGCCCGCGTGTGCGTCCTGCCGGAAGGTCCCCAGACCATCCCCTACCTGGCGGGCGGGCCCCGGTGA
- a CDS encoding amidohydrolase family protein — protein MTRIDAHHHVWRLLPGPPDRTGPSPRAHDWLDGADLAPIRRDFALDDLSAVAAVAEVDRTILVQVVPEVEETADFLALAADEGKGLVAGVVGWVDLTDPGVDDVLAALRAGPGGELLVGVRHLVQGESDPRWLTRPDVRRGLRAVEAAGLAYDLLTLVHQLPAAIETVRALPGATFVLDHLSKPPIASGELEPWASHLRELAAEPNVTCKLSGMITEADPVGWTVADLRPYADVALDAFGPSRVMFGSDWPVCLLAGSYEEAVAAAEGLTAGLSAAERDEVFGGTAARVYRLPGERL, from the coding sequence ATGACCCGGATCGACGCGCACCACCACGTCTGGCGGCTCCTGCCCGGCCCGCCGGACCGGACGGGACCGAGCCCGCGCGCCCACGACTGGCTGGACGGCGCGGACCTCGCCCCGATCCGCCGCGACTTCGCCCTGGACGACCTGTCGGCCGTCGCGGCGGTGGCGGAGGTCGACCGGACGATCCTGGTCCAGGTCGTCCCCGAGGTCGAGGAGACCGCCGACTTCCTGGCCCTGGCCGCCGACGAGGGCAAGGGCCTCGTGGCCGGTGTCGTCGGGTGGGTCGACCTCACCGACCCCGGCGTCGACGACGTGCTGGCCGCCCTGCGCGCGGGTCCCGGCGGCGAGCTGCTGGTCGGCGTGCGGCACCTGGTGCAGGGCGAGTCGGACCCCCGCTGGTTGACCCGGCCGGACGTCCGGCGCGGCCTGCGCGCGGTCGAGGCGGCGGGCCTGGCCTACGACCTGCTCACCCTCGTGCACCAGCTGCCGGCGGCGATCGAGACCGTGCGCGCGCTGCCCGGGGCGACGTTCGTGCTGGACCACCTGTCGAAACCCCCGATCGCCTCCGGCGAGCTCGAACCCTGGGCGTCGCACCTGCGCGAGCTCGCCGCCGAGCCGAACGTCACCTGTAAGTTGTCGGGCATGATCACCGAGGCCGACCCCGTCGGGTGGACCGTGGCCGACCTGCGCCCGTACGCCGACGTGGCGCTGGACGCGTTCGGCCCGTCGCGGGTGATGTTCGGCTCCGACTGGCCGGTCTGCCTGCTCGCGGGCTCCTACGAAGAGGCCGTGGCGGCGGCCGAGGGCCTGACCGCCGGGCTCTCCGCCGCCGAGCGCGACGAGGTCTTCGGCGGCACGGCCGCGCGCGTCTACCGACTGCCGGGGGAACGACTGTGA
- a CDS encoding glycosyl hydrolase family 95 catalytic domain-containing protein, which translates to MSDLPRRRLMKLGAVSAGAVLVPGGWTAVARADSAAPPEVRAVDDLALWYDRQAGTEWLRALPIGNGRLGAMVFGNVDTERLQLNEDTVWAGGPHDYTNTRGAAALAEIRRLVFANQWSQAQSLIDQAMLGSPAAQLAYQTVGDLRLTFPTPNGVSGYQRWLDLTTATTVVTYVANNVRYRREVIASAPDQVIAVRLTAETPGSVSFTASFSTPQRATASSPDGTTIGLDGRSGDHRGITGAVRFLALAKAIASGGSTSSSGGTLRVTNADSVTLLISIGTSYVDYRNVGGDYQGIARGRLNGAQGTAYDVLRSRHVADYQQLFGRVTLDVGRTAAADQPTDVRISQHNSTSDPQFSALLFQYGRYLMISSSRPGTQPANLQGIWNDQLTPSWDSKYTLNANLPMNYWPTDSTNLAECYEPVFRMIADLTVTGARTARAQYGAGGWVTHHNTDGWRGSSVVDGALWGMWQTGGAWLATMIWDHYQYTGDVAFLRTYYPAMKGAAQFFLDTLVEEPTLKWLVTNPSNSPELPHHPNASVAAGPTMDMQILRDLFEGCARASEVLGVDDDFRTRVRATSQRLAPTRVGSRGNIMEWLYDWVETEPNHRHVSHLYGLHPSNQITKRGTPQLFEAARRTLQLRGDDGTGWSLAWKINYWARMEEGGRAHDLIRYLVTPARLAPNMFDLHPPFQIDGNFGATSGIAEMLLHSHNGELHLLPALPSAWPAGKVDGLRGRGGYTVGATWSGGSARELTITPDRDGAVKVRGRVFTGTYELRDVTSGAVVQPERPEADLIRFTGQARHTYRVTAQGQPALVVPGVNYHLVAQHSSKRADVNGASTAAGAALVQWSATSGLNQQFDFLPSGDHYRIRARHSGLVLQVAGTATGTDITQQRDAGTSNQLWRLVDHGGGVVSVVNQLSGLALDVWSASTADGARISQWTLTGNPNQRFLLQRA; encoded by the coding sequence ATGTCGGATTTGCCCCGTAGGCGACTCATGAAGCTCGGCGCGGTGAGCGCCGGCGCCGTACTGGTGCCGGGCGGTTGGACGGCGGTGGCCCGGGCCGACTCGGCCGCACCGCCGGAGGTGCGCGCGGTCGACGACCTGGCGCTGTGGTACGACCGGCAGGCCGGCACGGAGTGGCTGCGCGCGTTGCCGATCGGCAACGGCCGCCTCGGGGCGATGGTCTTCGGCAACGTCGACACGGAGCGGTTGCAGCTCAACGAGGACACGGTGTGGGCCGGCGGTCCCCACGACTACACCAACACGCGGGGCGCGGCGGCCCTGGCGGAGATCAGGCGCCTGGTGTTCGCCAACCAGTGGTCGCAGGCGCAGTCCCTCATCGACCAGGCGATGCTGGGCAGCCCGGCCGCCCAGCTGGCCTACCAGACCGTGGGCGACCTCAGGCTCACCTTCCCCACCCCGAACGGGGTGTCCGGCTACCAGCGGTGGCTCGACCTGACCACCGCGACGACCGTCGTGACCTACGTGGCGAACAACGTGCGGTACCGGCGTGAGGTGATCGCCAGCGCCCCCGACCAGGTGATCGCGGTGCGCCTGACGGCCGAGACACCCGGGTCGGTCTCGTTCACCGCGTCGTTCAGCACCCCGCAGCGGGCGACGGCGTCGAGCCCGGACGGCACGACGATCGGGCTGGACGGCCGCTCCGGCGACCACCGGGGCATCACCGGCGCCGTCCGGTTCCTCGCGCTGGCCAAGGCGATCGCCTCGGGAGGGAGCACCAGCAGCTCCGGCGGCACGCTGCGGGTGACCAACGCCGACAGCGTCACCCTGCTGATCTCGATCGGCACCAGCTACGTCGACTACCGCAACGTGGGCGGCGACTACCAGGGCATCGCCCGCGGGCGCCTCAACGGCGCGCAGGGCACGGCGTACGACGTGCTGCGCAGCCGGCACGTGGCCGACTACCAGCAGTTGTTCGGGCGCGTCACCCTCGACGTCGGCCGGACCGCGGCGGCGGACCAGCCGACCGACGTCCGGATCTCCCAGCACAACTCCACGAGCGACCCGCAGTTCTCCGCCCTGCTCTTCCAGTACGGCCGGTACCTGATGATCTCGTCATCGCGGCCGGGCACCCAGCCCGCGAACCTCCAGGGGATCTGGAACGACCAGCTGACGCCGTCGTGGGACTCGAAGTACACCCTCAACGCCAACCTGCCGATGAACTACTGGCCGACCGACTCGACGAACCTCGCCGAGTGCTACGAGCCGGTGTTCCGGATGATCGCCGACCTGACCGTGACCGGCGCCCGCACCGCCCGCGCGCAGTACGGCGCCGGTGGTTGGGTCACCCACCACAACACCGACGGCTGGCGGGGCTCCTCGGTCGTGGACGGGGCCCTCTGGGGCATGTGGCAGACCGGCGGCGCGTGGCTCGCCACCATGATCTGGGACCACTACCAGTACACCGGCGACGTGGCGTTCCTGCGGACGTACTACCCCGCGATGAAGGGCGCCGCCCAGTTCTTCCTCGACACCCTGGTCGAGGAACCGACGTTGAAGTGGCTGGTCACGAACCCCTCGAACTCCCCGGAGCTGCCGCACCACCCGAACGCCAGCGTGGCCGCCGGCCCCACGATGGACATGCAGATCCTGCGCGACCTGTTCGAGGGCTGCGCCCGCGCCTCGGAGGTGCTGGGCGTGGACGACGACTTCCGGACGCGGGTGCGCGCGACGAGCCAACGACTCGCCCCGACGCGGGTCGGCTCGCGCGGCAACATCATGGAGTGGCTCTACGACTGGGTGGAGACCGAGCCGAACCACCGGCACGTCTCCCACCTGTACGGCCTGCACCCCAGCAACCAGATCACCAAGCGCGGCACGCCCCAGCTGTTCGAGGCCGCCCGCCGGACCCTGCAGCTGCGGGGCGACGACGGCACCGGCTGGTCGCTCGCCTGGAAGATCAACTACTGGGCGCGGATGGAGGAGGGCGGCCGGGCGCACGACCTGATCCGCTACCTGGTGACGCCGGCGAGGCTCGCGCCCAACATGTTCGACCTGCACCCGCCGTTCCAGATCGACGGCAACTTCGGCGCGACCTCGGGCATCGCGGAGATGCTGCTGCACAGCCACAACGGCGAGCTGCACCTGCTGCCCGCGCTGCCGTCCGCCTGGCCGGCCGGCAAGGTGGACGGCCTGCGCGGCCGGGGCGGTTACACGGTGGGCGCCACCTGGAGCGGCGGTTCGGCCAGGGAGCTCACCATCACCCCCGACCGCGACGGCGCGGTCAAGGTCCGCGGCCGGGTGTTCACCGGGACCTACGAGCTGCGGGACGTGACCAGCGGCGCCGTGGTCCAGCCGGAGCGGCCGGAAGCCGACCTGATCCGGTTCACCGGGCAGGCGCGGCACACCTACCGCGTGACCGCGCAGGGGCAGCCGGCGCTGGTCGTGCCCGGGGTGAACTACCACCTCGTGGCGCAGCACAGCTCGAAGCGGGCCGACGTCAACGGCGCCTCGACCGCCGCCGGCGCCGCGCTGGTCCAGTGGTCGGCCACCAGCGGCCTCAACCAGCAGTTCGACTTCCTGCCCTCCGGCGACCACTACCGCATCCGGGCCCGGCACAGCGGGCTGGTGCTCCAGGTCGCGGGCACCGCCACCGGCACCGACATCACCCAGCAGCGTGATGCGGGCACGTCGAACCAGCTGTGGCGGCTGGTCGACCACGGCGGCGGCGTGGTCAGCGTGGTCAACCAGCTGAGCGGCCTCGCGCTGGACGTGTGGTCCGCCTCGACGGCCGACGGCGCGCGCATCTCGCAGTGGACCCTCACCGGCAACCCGAACCAGCGCTTCCTGCTCCAGCGGGCCTGA